From Deferrisoma camini S3R1, the proteins below share one genomic window:
- the tnpA gene encoding IS200/IS605 family transposase — protein sequence MAEYRRGAHTVHDIKYHFVWVTKYRYKILRGEIAERARDIIRQICMAREITILKGYVSKDHVHLFVSAPPSLSPARIMQYVKGRSSKMLQQEFPSLRKRYWGQHIWARGYFCASSGTVTDEVIKAYIEQQTVPPEDDFKVSDEARA from the coding sequence ATGGCAGAGTATCGAAGAGGGGCACACACAGTCCATGACATCAAGTATCACTTTGTATGGGTGACGAAATATCGATACAAGATTCTGAGAGGGGAGATAGCGGAGCGCGCGCGGGATATTATCCGGCAAATATGCATGGCGCGAGAGATCACGATACTGAAGGGCTATGTAAGTAAGGATCATGTTCATCTGTTTGTGTCAGCTCCTCCGAGCTTGTCGCCGGCTCGGATCATGCAGTATGTGAAGGGACGATCGTCAAAGATGTTGCAGCAAGAGTTTCCGTCTCTTCGGAAACGGTATTGGGGGCAGCACATTTGGGCTCGGGGCTACTTTTGTGCTTCGTCGGGCACGGTGACGGACGAGGTGATCAAAGCGTATATCGAGCAGCAGACTGTGCCGCCGGAGGACGACTTCAAGGTGTCCGACGAAGCACGGGCTTGA